The following coding sequences are from one Lolium rigidum isolate FL_2022 chromosome 6, APGP_CSIRO_Lrig_0.1, whole genome shotgun sequence window:
- the LOC124661596 gene encoding acyl-coenzyme A thioesterase 13-like gives MGDPTPPAWMAAAARKWLEDAGAIGKGDGRRAFNALPLSGVRVALAERGRALCSLRVPAHLTDAEGNWHAGAIAAAMDDVCAAAIMSVEGIIKVSVHYDISYFAPAKHHDEVEMDGRVVDRKGRMTAVTTEVRKKDTGELVAIGRQWMTTSRPKGAQGSKL, from the exons ATGGGCGACCCGACGCCGCCGGCGTGGATGGCGGCCGCGGCCCGCAAGTGGCTCGAGGACGCCGGCGCCATCGGGAAGGGCGACGGCCGCAGGGCGTTCAACGCTCTGCCGCTGTCCGGCGTGCGCGTGGCCCTCGCCGAGCGCGGCCGCGCCCTCTGCTCGCTCCGCGTGCCCGCCCACCTCACC GACGCGGAGGGGAATTGGCACGCGGGGGCGATCGCTGCGGCGATGGACGACGTCTGCGCGGCGGCGATCATGTCGGTGGAGGGCATCATCAAGGTCTCCGTCCATTacgacatctcctacttcgcaccAGCCAAGCACCAT GACGAAGTGGAGATGGATGGGAGGGTGGTCGACCGGAAAGGGAGGATGACGGCGGTGACGACGGAAGTCCGCAAGAAGGACACTGGCGAGCTGGTGGCGATTGGGCGGCAGTGGATGACCACGTCTAGACCaaagggagctcaaggaagcaagCTATGA